A window from Scyliorhinus canicula unplaced genomic scaffold, sScyCan1.1, whole genome shotgun sequence encodes these proteins:
- the LOC119960326 gene encoding zinc finger protein 239-like: MAKPWKCGECERGFICPSQLEIHRRRHTGEKPFTCPDCGQAFTESSTLRRHLRVHTGERPFTCPDCGKRFADSSTLLKHERVHTGERPFLCSVCEKGFNQSSALRKHQRIHTGERPFTCSQCEKGFSDSSNLQKHQRIHTGESTIAELTGWLQQVTCWVLQVSEEFQNEQRLTPQMSWNEKKTGFSTVFTSLKLLILVTVLNPCSLSKAIVLEVYSTVKTLQTIVAALVKNNHRTAVIPFPSTCPIALSALTSQVHI; this comes from the exons ATggcgaaaccgtggaaatgtggagaaTGTGAGAGGGGATTTATTTgcccatcccagctggaaatcCATCGGCGTCGCCAtaccggggagaagccattcacctgccctgatTGTGGGCAGGCATTCACTGAATCATCTACGCTGCGGAGACATctccgagttcacactggggagaggccgttcacctgccctgattgtgggaagagattcgcTGATTCGTCTACCCTGCTGAAACatgagcgtgttcacactggggagaggccgttcctcTGCTCAGTGTGTGAAAAGGGATTTAATCAGTCATCcgccctgcggaaacaccagcgaattcacactggggagaggccattcacctgctctcagtgtgagaagggattcagtgattcatccaacctgcaaaagcaccagcgaattcacactggggaaa GTACAATTGCTGAGCTGACAGGTTGGCTCCAGCAGGTCACATGCTGGGTTCTGCAAGTTTCTGAGGAGTTTCAAAATGAACAAAGGCTAACACCCCAGATGTCCTGGAAT GAGAAGAAAACCGGCTTCTCCACTGTGTTCACATCACTGAAGCTCCTCATTCTTGTCACCGTACTGAATCCCTGCAGCCTGTCCAAGGCCATAGTCctcgaggtctacagcacagtgaAGACCCTTCAAACCATTGTGGCTGCACTGGTCAAAAATAACCACCGAACTGCTGTAATCCCGTTtcccagcacttgtcccatagccTTGTCGGCCCtgacatcacaagtgcacatctaa